Within the Calditrichota bacterium genome, the region TGCTCAGGTGACCCTTCAGGCGGCAGTGACGCATAGCGAACCAAAGCACGAGGGCCTTGGGGCAACCGCCTCAGGGCCCTCGCGAATCCTGGGTCCTGGGCTGAACGATTGCGTCATCAGTCCTGACAATCGCATACCACCTTCGCGCCTCTTCCTCAGGCAATTGTTCAGTCCAGGGCCTAAAAAGGGAGAGCAGAATTCGCGTCCAGCTGGATCAACCTTGTGACCAGACGTACGGGCTCAACAGCTACTATGAGGGCCCGCCGCCCACCTGCGACTCTTGCCCCCGAGGCGCTGCAACTTCTCTCCCAGTTCCATTGGCCCAACAATGTGCGCGAGTTGCGCAACCTCATGGAGAGGGTATCGATCCTGTGCAGTTCTGAGGTAGTGAACCCCTGGGAGCTTGAGCAGGTGTGGGAAAAAAAGGAAGGCGGTGGACCCAAGTCGCTGTTCCGCGGCCAGATTATGCCGCTTGCCGAGGCCTGGCGTCAGTTCGAGCGGGCCTACATCCGGCGGGCCTTGGTCGCCTGCCGTGGCAACGTCAGCGAAACCGCCCGGCTCTTGCAGATCAACAGGAGTCATTTGCATGTGAAGATGAAGGAGTTGGGGGTGGGGTTGTTCGCCCGGGAATAGCGGAAGGTGTCCTCCCTCCTCCCCGCGTGCGTGGTGCAGGAAGTACATTGGGGCGCGCGGCAATGTTGGCAAATTCCAACAGTCTGTTGGGAAAATCCATCAGCATAGTGCTCGCCAGCTACGCTGAGCAATCAGAAGAAGTTGCTATTGCGTGTGTTGTGTGGAGTGGGCTTGCCTTGCAAGCTGGCACACCGGTTGCAAAGGCAAGTACGGTATGTGGTACGAGCGCTGTGCCTTTTGCGCTGTGCCGTGGGTCCTGCGGTTCGGATCTGAAAAGACAGCGCCTTCATCCGAATGAAACGGGCCTGGTGGAACAACTTGCGGGTTGGATCCCTCGGCCAGAGTAGCACTACCGCCTTCAAGGGTGTGCCTCCCCCCTCCTCGGAAGCGCGGTGGAGATCTACGCCTATCTTGCGAACCTCCCCGAAACAATCGAAACTTTGCGCGCTATTGAGGCCTGGCGACGAGTGGAGCCTGGGGGGCCGGACACTGCTCGCGTCTGAGCTTGGTTGACGGGGTGCATGAGATGACGCATCAAATGGAACCCGTGAAAGACCACCATTGCCTTTGGGACCAACTGCCGGATCACCTTCAGGAGAGGTATCCACATCTCGCAACCCCGCCATGTGCTGCTATTTTCCGGACGTCTCATATGCCCTCAGCGGACGATGGGGTAACCACACCAAGCCCCCCGTGCGGGATTGCTACCTATCGCCCTGAGTGCGCTGAGGTTGTCCCCTGCGCAAATCCGGAAGAACCTGCGCAGTGCCCACGGAACGGGACATTCCCGATGTCGGCCGGGGTCAGCACAGGGTGAATGGTCAGACCCTTCGGGTCACCAGTGAAGCTTGCAACAAAGTGCTTGCTTGGCAACATTGCTGTCATTACGGCTTGAGCTGACGTGATGGGCCTGTTCGTAGCTTTGGGTACTGCGCAACGCTTCAAGAGTTACGAATGTCTCTTACAACCTTTGAGTACTTACCTCAGGCACACCCTGTGCGGAGTGACGAGAAGCCAGAGAAGATAGCCTCGGGGTAGGGTCAGCGAGGATGAAAAGCCATGCTTTTTTCTGTCGTCTTATGCCTCCGGCGCTAGATCAGTCCCCGTCAACGGCCGCCATAGAAAACAGCCCAACGGGAATAGACATCCCGGTGTTCAAGCACGAAGATGCCATTAGTCTTCGCTGAAACATTGGGACAACATTGTAGGGGCTTACGACGATTGCTGCAACGGGGGGACTGATACTCGCGGCGATTAACATGATGGAGGAACAGGGTTGTTTGCGGTATTACTTGCGGTATTGGGTTAAGCATCCAAAGCTTGAAGGAGGAGACGGAGCCATGAAGAGACTATGTATCGCCGTCGTTGCCGCGACCTGCCTTGTCCTCGTTCTTTGCGGCGCGGCAAGTACATCACCCTCTGCGGGCCCTCACTGGGCGTGCGGGGGGCCCTACCTGCTTGAAGACACAGCACAAGAGGTCGGGCCGGCAGGAGTAAC harbors:
- a CDS encoding transposase, which produces MRRPENSSTWRGCEMWIPLLKVIRQLVPKAMVVFHGFHLMRHLMHPVNQAQTRAVSGPPGSTRRQASIARKVSIVSGRFAR